The Raphanus sativus cultivar WK10039 chromosome 6, ASM80110v3, whole genome shotgun sequence sequence actaatcgattgaactgatagatgaccgatatgtaatctaatttgatttaaattgtaatattttcataatttgtaatcttataatccaacttttaaagttcattattttgcaatttatgaaattatgacgtttctacaaaattttaaagagaaaatgatagatataaaataactaaaattattgtattgtttggaaacattgatagtagtataaaaatatattgtttggaaacattgatagtagtataaagaaataagtatattgtttggaaacattgatagtagtataaagaaaggaacattagtgatttaatgtaggtttaactataaagtataaaagtgtatttaatttaaaaacttacaaaataaatgttaggtccaacagaatgtttctgttttaataagatagattattttattttttgtgaaaaagAACAGTCATATTTGCTTTTCACGTAAGTTTTATTCTCTAgaggaaaaattatttttcaactGTATAGTATTTGATATGGCATAAGTAGGGGTGAAGTATTATTTTAGATGGATGATCAGATGTGttcttttgatatttaaatGCCCTCTCTGATTAACCAGTAATATACTAACATCGATGGAAAAATAAACTAGATGAACACTAGCAAACAGGATCTGAATTGATTTAAGTAGTAGTAAATGGTTCTTACCTTAAAATACAGAAGTCCAAAAAGCCACCACAAGCTCACATTGTTCGTTTCAAGTTCTGTCTCGTTTTATCTGTACACAATCACATCTAAGaccttttgtttttatttatttaatatacctCTGATTTTTTGTTGGATGGTTCCTTCTTCCCCATAATTAGATAAAAACAAGCAGGCAAAAGCCAGTGCTTCGATCTTGGTTTTACCCTCTTGTGTTGACACCAAAGCATGCAAAATCATACGAAACGATGACTTTCACTGCCTCCACTCTCGCAATCAAGAAATCAATTCATCCCTTTTTCACTTTTACCTACACCACCACAATACATACTCATCCTTGTGAAACTGTTATGTATTCTTATGTAGTTTAAGATAAAATACGGGTCCATTAATATTAATGCATATGGATTTTTCACTATCTCTATTTAAGAGTTGTGGGACTTTATCATGAGCTTCGATTTGTTATTGTTCTCTTTTTTCTCTCGAAAGATCTATGAAGAATCTGTGTGACAGCACAGTGTCAACAAAAGAGGACTATTAACGACTTATGAAGGACCACAGACATATACATGTTTTaaagatacaaatataattGGTTAACCTAGTGGCCAAGCTGTCTCTCAGTCTCAGTCCAATGTATGTTGATATGAATCGCAGTTTTGATCCAAGTGGTAATCCAAGCGGGTCGTCATCAAGGTACTTTAACCCGTCATATGaaagagtaaaaaaaatcaaatgcaGATTTGTATCGCACATTTGTAGTAATTCAAGTTTAGTAGAGCATACCAACTTCTTATTAATCGTCAAAGTTAAACGAATTGAACCCGTTCGAGTGTTACTATTACATAGCTAGCTGATGTAGTTATAACCCAAATTATTCAATAGCGAACTGAATATAAGAAAAACATAGCTCATTACTTGTCGATgtttaaaatgataattaagaaTATAACTTTTTGAACAAATCCCCTTTGAAAACATGCAGAAAATTATGGACATTTCGGATATTCAACGGTTCCAGGTGCGCCAAAGTTTTATTATACTGAAACACATTTCcattgaaatcttttttttttttgcacacaGCATAATTGTAGGGTGGGCGCTAAGTATGTTACAATAACAAGTTTGGATATTCGAaacaaatatcatattttatttgtttattttttaaagtagTGTAAGATATATACCAAAAATGAGATAGTTTGCCTCCCAAGGCAAGACAGCAATACAATGGTGCTCATGTCCCGGTCATCATTCATGCTCCTTGATCCATTACATTGTTGTTTGGTTATcgataaagaaagaaagatcgTCCCACGTGAGATATCCCACAAAGTTCCCAACACCACCACCGGTAGTCTATGATCATTACAATATCCTTGATTTACATAGAcatattttttgaacaaatttaCATAGACATTATCTATTATTTCTTGGGCAAGTGCTCTGTATTCTTCTGACACATTTCTATCACCTTACCTTTCTTTTCTCATTGAAATATTGATAATCTTGAGATTTTTTCGTGtcttttatcattattttttcaatggctttttccttcttttctctATAACTTTCTTTTCGAGATAATTAATCACGTTCTCAATGACAGGATAAAGTTCATGCACCCTTCTTTGTTATTGGTGGTGTTATgcaatacacacacacacacacacacacacacacactattTTATACTATATCTAATACATGCATACTTAAAGGTGATAGAGAATGACAGAAACATCTAGGTGACTTCTAGAAGCATAAGCTTGGTAGGAATGTCCTAAAACGAAAGTATCGATGTCACAAGCAAATAGGTGGTTTGATAATAAATGTCATTaatttctgaaaatttgatTGTGTATGACAGAAACATATAGGAGAATAGAAGACATAAGCTTGGTAGGAATGTCCTAAAATGAAAGTATTGATGCTACAAGCAAATAGGtggtttgataaaaagaaaatgtaatgaatttctgaaaatttacatattttcctTTTGATTGTGTATGTGACAGTATTATGGAATGTCCAAAGGATTGCTCAACTGAACATACATCTCCACTTTACTTAAAATGTAGTTTAAACTTTCACTATCAGATTATAAATACAATGGTTATCACTGATTTACcactaataattattaataacaaagcagtaaaaagtttttttaaaagttgcaattattaataaatattccaataaaaattttcataaaGATATCTAAAGTGAATAAACTACATTAAGCTGAGAAACTAACACAtccttttaaaaaagttttttcatTTTGAGATTTTTGCATGAGTTTCTTAACTATTTAAAACTGAAtctaacaaaattattaatattgttttctacaattttaaataattatatgaaaacTATAACAAAATGCTACAAAAAAGAGAAGCTTTTCTCAGATTTCGGTTTTTTTTTCAGACATCGTTTGGAAATCTTATGGAGTGGGTAATAAAAAGGACTTTGCTGTTAGATAACTGGATCTGACGAGCTCTGACCgtataatataaaaatctcTTGTTCGTATCCATTTGAATGGGCTTGGGTTTAGTTAAAATGGATCTTTTGTTCGGCTCACTAACATGTCCGGGTAATATATTGccttaattaataaaaacaatagcTCAACATTTTGTCAACAAAATTTCATtgagatattatatttttttttgtcaaaaaatcattaatatagatttttattttggtcgACATGACACAATTGGATTTATGAAGGGTTTATAATTAGATAAGAAATTGAAAGATGTTTTACATAattggtcaaaaaaaaattgaaagatgTCAAAACCCAAATATTAGTGGCTTAAAattgagaaaaatatatattattattattatttttaaaataagagtTTATTAGATGAATATCAGGTCATCCTCATACCTATGTTGCATGGAAACTTGCTTGAAGGTACGTTTCACGTTTCGGAAACGTTTCGGAATCAGAATCTCTCGGAAACTCATGAAAACGCAATGGAAACTCGtttcttaaaattttcaatttgaaAACTTGATGGAAACTTACGTTTCTATTTTGGAAACTCGCGATTCTGTTTTGGAAACAAGATTACTCCGCAACAAGAAACAAGATTACTCCGCAAAGGGCAGAAGATTTGGTATTTGTGCACACAAATCTCCGTCTTATATCTAGACGAAGTCTTGCTTACAAGGATGGTTCCAATCATATGTAGGATGTTGGAGGTGATCAATTTGAATCACTGGATGAGATCAATCTTGGGAGACTTGAGTTCGAGGATCTCTCTTTTGATGAACCTGAGTTGGAAGCAGTCATGTTTGATGGAGCTAATGAAAATGAAGCTGAAGATGATGTTATTGATCTTTGACTTGGTGTTATGAATCTTATCTtcagtttatttattatttgaatattgggtttttgttattttatatgaCTTTGAtgtttaatgatgatttattttatttttcgtatGATTAAATAGAatgtctatttatttatttgttttctgaGATATACTGaacataataaaattgaattcaCATATTAATCAATTatagatatatgtatatatatatatatatattgacgtTTCCAAAACGTTTCCTAAgcaaaataattcaaaaaacaCGTTTCTACGTTTCGAAACGTTTCGTTTCCGCGTATCCGTTTTCGTTTCCATGCAATCTAGCCTCATActaagatattttattattattttcattttttatttcgaAATGTTTTAATTTAGACGAATTATCTAATGGCGGAGAGGAAAGAGGTGCCCACACCTGAAGCGATATCTGTATTCAGCGAGAGGTAGGATGAAGTGTGAAGCGTTGGTGGTGCCACctgtcttctccttctccatcatttacctttctcctcctccttcaaAATCATTTCATTCCTCTCTCTCGTCTCCACTCAGAAGAAGCGCACCACAAACTAAAGTTTTGTATCCTTAACAGAGTTTGCTCTTCTCACCGAGATGGGTTCTTCAACTCTGTTCTGCTACTCAATCAACCCATCTCCATCGAAGCTCGATTTCACGAAGACCCACGTGTTCAGCCCCGTCGCTAAACAGTTCTACCTAGACTTCCCCTCGTTCGCCGCCGGAAAGTTACGGTTAAGAAAGCGTCGAGCTTTGGTGGGAGCAAAGGCGGAGACTTTGTTGGAGGAGAAGCGGGAGACAGTGaccgagaagaagaagaaaccgaGGGTTCTGGTGGCCGGAGGTGGAATCGGAGGTCTGGTGTTTGCTCTGGCGGCGAAGAAGAAAGGGTTCGACGTGTTGGTGTTCGAGAAGGACTTGAGCGCCATAAGAGGAGAAGGACAGTACAGAGGTCCGATTCAGATACAGAGCAACGCTTTGGCTGCTCTTGAAGCTATCGATATTGGTGTTGCGGAAGAAGTCATGGAAGCTGGCTGTATCACCGGTGATCGGATTAACGGTCTCGTCGACGGTGTCTCTGGTACTTGGTGAGTTTTTTTATTGATATTGATCCGTCAAGTTGAGTACTTTTGTTTGTTGGTCTATTAGATTTGTGATGTCGTTATTGGTTGGGACAATCAGGTATGTAAAGTTTGATACTTTCACTCCTGCGGCGTCACGTGGACTACCTGTGACTCGGGTGATTAGCAGAATGACTCTGCAGCAGATCTTAGCACGTGCGGTTGGTGAAGAAATTATTAGAAACGAGAGCAATGTTGTTGACTTTCAAGACTCTGGAGATAAGGTGGTGACTTAGATATTGATTGATTtgccaaaatatttttaaggaaATGTTCAAATGTAAGCTGTATggggtttgtttgtttgtttgtttaggTAACGGTGGTGCTTGAGAATGGACAACGTTATGACGGTGATCTGCTTGTTGGTGCAGATGGCATATGGTCtaaagtatgtttttttttcttctaaatgaATAGATTTGAAGTGCATAGGATAAAAGTTAAAGGTTCTGtcttattgtttttgtttatagGTGAGAAACAACTTGTTTGGTCGAAGTGAAGCTACTTACTCAGGCTACACTTGCTACACCGGCATTGCAGATTTTGTACCAGCTGACATCGAGTCTGTTGGGTATGTTATGCTGCATCTCTTCTCTGTTTACGAATAGAATCTTTATTTCTGATATTGGACCTTGTTTTTGTCTACTTGAAAAGCTACCGAGTTTTCTTGGGACACAAGCAATACTTTGTTTCTTCGGATGTTGGTGGTGGAAAAATGCAATGGTATGCGTTCCACGAGGAAGCAGCTGGTGGTGTTGATGCTCCCAATGGTAAAATTTCCCTTCGGATTGTTTGCATATTTAGTATCAATCAAATCACATAATTAGCTTatcttttccctttttttttggttatttttgggCAGGTATGAAGAAAAGATTGTTTGATATATTCGAAGGCTGGTGCGACAATGTGCTGGATTTGCTGCAAGCGACAGAGGAGGAAGCGATTCTGAGAAgagatatatatgataaaagTCCTAGTTTCACTTGGGGTAAAGGGCGTGTTACGCTGCTCGGTGATTCTATTCATGCTATGCAGCCTAATATGGGTCAAGGTGGATGCATGGCCATTGAGGTATAAAAATCTTTTCATCTATCTTTCATATGAGTCAATTTAACAATTGACttgattcttaaaaaaatgtgGTGGATGTTCAATGATATTTGCAGGATAGTTTTCAACTAGGATTGGAGCTTGAAGCAGCATGGAAACAGAGTGTTGAAACTAATACACCTGTTGATGTTGTTTCCTCTTTGAGAAGGTAATAACTATAACacacaacttttttttctttctcagttTGGGAGTCTAATTAACATGCGTTGTGAATTGGTTAAAAGATACGAGGAATCTAGAAGACTAAGAGTTGCTATTATCCATGGAATGGCGAGAATGGCTGCAATTATGGCTTCCACTTACAAAGCATACTTAGGTGTTGGGCTTGGTCCTCTCTCTGTGAGTCGTCATTcttttaattaagttttttcAAATGATTAGATATGCATCATTTTTATCGGTCGTTGTTATtctcatatctttttttttttttggcagttCTTGACCAAGTTTAGAGTACCGCATCCGGGAAGAGTTGGTGGGAGATTCTTCATTGACATTGCTATGCCTCTGATGCTTAACTGGGTCCTTGGGGGTAACAGGTTAGGATCTTTCCTccttaaaaaaaatgtttctaaatTCCTTTTAAAGCCAACTCATTTTACATTC is a genomic window containing:
- the LOC108813450 gene encoding zeaxanthin epoxidase, chloroplastic; translation: MGSSTLFCYSINPSPSKLDFTKTHVFSPVAKQFYLDFPSFAAGKLRLRKRRALVGAKAETLLEEKRETVTEKKKKPRVLVAGGGIGGLVFALAAKKKGFDVLVFEKDLSAIRGEGQYRGPIQIQSNALAALEAIDIGVAEEVMEAGCITGDRINGLVDGVSGTWYVKFDTFTPAASRGLPVTRVISRMTLQQILARAVGEEIIRNESNVVDFQDSGDKVTVVLENGQRYDGDLLVGADGIWSKVRNNLFGRSEATYSGYTCYTGIADFVPADIESVGYRVFLGHKQYFVSSDVGGGKMQWYAFHEEAAGGVDAPNGMKKRLFDIFEGWCDNVLDLLQATEEEAILRRDIYDKSPSFTWGKGRVTLLGDSIHAMQPNMGQGGCMAIEDSFQLGLELEAAWKQSVETNTPVDVVSSLRRYEESRRLRVAIIHGMARMAAIMASTYKAYLGVGLGPLSFLTKFRVPHPGRVGGRFFIDIAMPLMLNWVLGGNSEKLEGRPPSCRLTDKADDRLREWFEDDEALERTINGEWYLIPHGNECSVSETLRLTKDEEQPCIVGSEPDQDFPGTHIVIPSPQVSKMHARVIYKDGAFFLMDLRSEHGTYLTDNEGGKYRVTPNFPTRFRSSDIIEFGSDKKAAFRVKVIRTTPKLTRRDEKSDGKLLQAA